A stretch of Fusarium fujikuroi IMI 58289 draft genome, chromosome FFUJ_chr10 DNA encodes these proteins:
- a CDS encoding related to ECM4 protein (involved in cell wall biogenesis and architecture), with protein MTVHSSPDDSWHGVITSDGPFQPEKDRYHLYIGLFCPFAHRANLVRHLKGLQDIISLSVVKPYPKGDDKGWPGWQFPSPPDDDYEGATEDQLFKSKYMHEVYFRDDPDYKGRYSVPVLWDKKENRMVNNESHELLRWLPTAFDSILDSNSLGRDLDLYPENLRSTIDDINVWMQRDLNSGVYKAGFATTQEDYNNNVPTVFAALNKLEALIHQNGGPYILGKQLTEVDVRAYATVVRFDVVYVGHFKCDLGTIRANYPVTHEWLKNLYWNVPGFKETTDFKHIKENYTKSHYKINPLAITPLGPFPYMEEGVDLDFGKLKPGLIRHPAVLERQKELCGSEDFSQRL; from the exons ATGACTGTTCATAGCAGCCCTGATGACTCGTGGCATGGAGTCATTACTTCGGATGGCCCCTTCCAGCCCGAGAAGGACCGCTACCATCTTTACATCGGACTCTTCTGTCCTTTTGCTCACCGAGCAAATCTTGTTCGGCATCTCAAAGGTCTCCAAGATATCATCAGTCTATCCGTAGTAAAGCCCTACCCTAAGGGTGATGATAAGGGATGGCCTGGTTGGCAGTTTCCGAGTCCTCCGGATGATGACTATGAAGGGGCTACCGAAGACCAACTCTTCAAATCAAAGTATATGCACGAGGTTTACTTCAGAGATGACCCTGATTATAAAGGCCGGTACAGTGTACCTGTTCTCtgggacaagaaggagaatcGAATGGTCAATAATGAGAGCCACGAATTGCTTCGTTGGTTGCCAACAGCCTTCGATTCCATCCTTGACTCGAACAGCCTCGGGCGAGACCTTGACCTCTATCCCGAGAACTTGAGATCGACCATTGACGACATCAATGTTTGGATGCAACGAGACCTCAATAGTGGTGTCTACAAAGCCGGATTCGCAACGACCCAGGAGGACTACAACAACAATGTGCCAACAGTTTTCGCGGCactcaacaagcttgaggcACTAATCCACCAAAATGGAGGCCCCTATATCCTTGGCAAGCAGCTCACTGAAGTCGACGTACGCGCGTATGCCACTGTCGTCAGATTTGATGTTGTCTATGTCGGTCACTTCAAATGCGATCTCGGGACCATTCGTGCCAACTATCCAGTCACTCATGAGTGGCTCAAGAATCTCTACTGGAATGTCCCAGGTTTTAAAGAGACGACAGACTTTAAGCATATTAAAGAAAAC TACACAAAGAGCCATTACAAGATCAATCCTCTTGCTATTACACCTCTTGGTCCCTTTCCATATATGGAGGAGGGCGTTGACCTGGACTTTGGCAAGCTGAAGCCAGGATTGATTCGTCACCCGGCTGTGCTTGAGCGCCAGAAGGAGCTGTGTGGCTCGGAGGACTTTAGCCAAAGGCTCTAG
- a CDS encoding secondary metabolism transcription factor: protein MTPSPAVPTPLASDSASAPEKNARNASTSKLRSCVVCRSRKVRCDKLSPCSNCRKANIPCVVPSNDRPPRWARRLERIADNGQGAAGQGGGSSGTDQVMNRLRTLENLVKELSGQLEVANAAASRGASSGAPSPQDVVKDAASPSSTSTASDVQKHFGRMVIKDKNREKYVASGFWSRISDELDGLKMDTRRMADDDESSEDEDFPVSTPSTQELYREPSERHAFLFRNSQAPASPGEQDFSPLPSQIPFLLDVFDENINLIMHIVHMPSIRKMVRPSPGTAAKVSLKHQALLFSIYYAAITSMEDDDVLANFGSTKTELNMKFRRGLEQALARADFLNNPDIVLVQALVIFLSLVRRYDSPVYVWMMTGLMIRMAHAVGLHRDGSRFQHLSSFEVEQRRRLWWMIITIDIRASEDQGTEFSITQDSFDTKIPLNVNTSDIEPETKETPPERKGVTDMSFALAMCELARVSRQLMASSIQSSGPTLEEQIKLLDGIQEKLENGYLFRSAHPEDIANWVGIVCTRLVLSKLTLLVYLPSLFASPNEQFSDKIRDKLLIAAIEVAEHNHALNAETKCRQWRWIYQTYTHWYAIVWLLIEISRRQWSPTVERAWVALHSVWLIPSQHNMTKNARMWIPLRRLMAKARSHRDEQLMQIRNNPAMIEKLEQADHSLPAPVSPESSQEANSQQRFLEHWRSAVGKTTYGTSKQPVTQTSDNNTTQSLANPAMGDNATQWANPSFDFASYHPGLQMDVAGDALPTEMNMLPQTWADGQPGDANVASWLWTDMDQSGNGLGDIDINMDIDTDIDWNTWLQSATGMELNQGNTGPS, encoded by the exons ATGACGCCCTCCCCCGCCGTCCCAACCCCTCTCGCGTCAGATTCGGCCTCTGCGCCCGAGAAAAACGCGAGGAACGCCTCCACATCCAAGCTCCGCAGCTGCGTCGTATGTCGTAGTCGTAAAGTGCGCTGCGATAAGCTGTCACCATGCTCAAACTGCCGCAAGGCTAACATTCCCTGCGTGGTGCCCTCCAATGACCGTCCGCCAAGATGGGCGAGGCGCTTGGAGCGCATCGCTGATAATGGGCAGGGTGCTGCAGGACAGGGTGGTGGCAGCTCTGGGACTGATCAGGTTATGAATAGACTGCGGACGCTGGAAAATTTGGTCAAGGAGTTGAGTGGACAGCTTGAGGTGGCTAATGCTGCTGCGAGTAGGGGTGCATCCTCTGGTGCTCCATCGCCTCAAGATGTTGTGAAGGATGCGGCGAGTCCATCGTCGACATCAACGGCCTCTGACGTGCAGAAACATTTTGGGAGAATGGTGATCAAGGATAAGAACAGGGAAAAGTATGTAGCTAGTGGCTTCTGGTCTCGCATTAGTGATGAG CTCGATGGCCTGAAGATGGACACTCGTAGGAtggcagatgatgatgagtcttccgaagatgaagactttCCGGTCAGCACTCCCTCAACTCAAGAACTCTACCGAGAACCATCGGAGCGGCATGCTTTCTTGTTTCGAAACAGCCAAGCTCCTGCATCACCCGGCGAACAGGACTTCAGCCCGTTACCATCACAGATCCCCTTCTTACTGGACGTCTTCGACGAGAACATTAACCTCATAATGCACATTGTGCATATGCCGAGCATCAGAAAGATGGTTCGTCCTTCACCTGGGACAGCGGCCAAGGTGTCTCTCAAGCACCAGGCGctgctcttctccatctACTACGCTGCCATCACGTCCATGGAGGACGACGACGTGCTAGCCAATTTTGGGTCTACGAAAACAGAACTCAACATGAAGTTCCGTCGAGGCCTTGAACAGGCTTTGGCACGAGCAGACTTCCTCAACAATCCGGATATTGTCCTTGTTCAGGCCTTGGTCATCTTCTTATCTCTCGTCAGGCGGTACGATAGCCCTGTTTACGTTTGGATGATGACTGGTTTGATGATTCGTATGGCTCACGCTGTTGGCCTCCATCGAGACGGTTCAAGGTTCCAGCATCTATCATCGTTTGAGGTTGAGCAACGACGTCGTCTTTGGTGGATGATCATTACTATTGACATTCGTGCGTCTGAAGATCAGGGGACTGAGTTCTCAATTACACAAGACAGCTTCGATACCAAGATACCGCTTAACGTCAACACATCGGACATTGAGCCTGAAACGAAGGAGACTCCTCCAGAGCGCAAAGGCGTCACAGACATGTCTTTTGCACTCGCCATGTGCGAACTCGCTCGAGTTTCCAGGCAgttgatggcatcaagcATTCAATCATCTGGGCCAACCCTCGAGGAGCAGATTAAGCTGCTCGACGGTATCCAAGAAAAGCTCGAGAATGGCTACCTTTTCCGCTCTGCACATCCAGAAGATATAGCCAACTGGGTCGGGATAGTGTGCACGCGGCTTGTGCTTTCCAAGCTGACACTCTTAGTGTATCTGCCATCGCTTTTTGCGTCGCCAAATGAGCAGTTCTCGGACAAGATTAGAGACAAATTGCTCATCGCCGCTATTGAAGTGGCAGAGCATAACCACGCGCTCAATGCTGAGACGAAATGCCGTCAGTGGCGATGGATCTACCAAACGTATACTCACTGGTATGCCATTGTATGGCTTCTGATTGAGATATCCAGACGGCAGTGGTCACCTACTGTCGAACGCGCATGGGTGGCTCTGCACAGCGTCTGGCTGATACCGTCGCAGCACAACATGACCAAGAATGCACGCATGTGGATTCCGCTGCGTCGATTGATGGCCAAAGCGAGAAGTCATCGGGACGAGCAATTAATGCAAATTCGGAACAATCCTGCCATGATCGAGAAATTGGAGCAGGCCGATCACTCGCTTCCTGCTCCTGTCAGCCCGGAATCGTCACAGGAGGCAAATTCGCAGCAGCGATTTCTTGAGCATTGGCGTTCTGCGGTCGGCAAGACTACCTATGGCACTTCCAAGCAACCTGTAACTCAAACTAGTGATAACAACACGACGCAATCTTTAGCCAATCCGGCCATGGGTGACAATGCCACTCAATGGGCAAATCCCTCATTCGACTTTGCTTCTTACCACCCTGGTCTTCAGATGGACGTAGCTGGTGATGCACTTCCAACAGAGATGAACATGCTTCCCCAAACATGGGCCGATGGCCAGCCTGGAGATGCAAATGTTGCGTCATGGCTTTGGACTGACATGGATCAAAGTGGCAACGGATTGGGAgacatcgatatcaacaTGGATATTGATACTGACATTGACTGGAATACGTGGCTACAGTCTGCCACAGGCATGGAATTGAATCAAGGAAACACGGGGCCGTCTTGA
- a CDS encoding related to ankyrin 1, translating to MATQMPPPSHASVQSLWDQAFNSLGADLKTSLGQAATHKRDILAAALEAAETRKATSLRKRWKFKRSNGEVVIIRDVLEKIAKWIDSFKAVGDAAVQFDASNASLPWAAVRLLLQVTVNDVQQYGTMIQDLEVVSRIIARYKEFENLHLGRDEHAQPALETALTACLQPRQGRSSLTRAVRLAKSVFWTGDDGIRKILSREDEVLKLAKLQDTSDLRFIQKTVLRLRDQINNNTKRVEEDDYIKMISWMSTSPFSIHHETISDSRTPNFGQWLLKHEAYRNWCESSSSSTLWIHGITGSGKTSLFSVIVDSLRATWASQPESTPFAYFYCLKSESEPERSSADGSLHSILRQLAITETQSDVRDFFYSDFQRRSRSALLQGLDLPKMSRKECVDRIVQVANEDPITILLDGVEQVEDESSDILLQCLSDIISRAENVVKVLNTSRNSLDILSSLPTAKEIIVTADLVHDDMAQFIIQKIDDTKLISGRLSPDKRSCLTKELLEGAGEMFLWVHRQIHQLRKVKNEHDLLPALRSNILSDLDMLEFILRTKQCLFSASVAHSLLASTCIKVSARGPPDSGSLEQQVRGFFFYSATHWAGQFESSRVVKKEDKLFQDMISFVFEDEDYDVSLSFEAWLDTAKEIARLLPRDHPMKPALDAIPNATSSPLFLAAVFGIDGLLNLIAESESDIDWDQQNGLGHTALYLAAATGHLSTVTALIDKGAKQDVECGTYGSPLHVACFRGYQDIAEELLQHGASPQCGSKFQSAIQAASQGGHEDIVLSLIRHDIINSEDDYEQAMQMATEYGFIKVIDQLLKPEFNHFVEKDTPDKHKMRLAKAIKAGQLFVLQRQIAKAPPGAADTFPKDAVAIAALYGHTDMVKYLLEQGLDIEAEGQFGTPLRSACLMNHKSTVEELLKRGANINTEERKGNALYVAAAKGHKDIVRILLDEDADLHQKTGSCGTALHAAAYHGHRKVVEMLLDAGANVHVEGSSPDAFHAAAEGGHQNIIMLFLERGYRFLYEPPSPKYRRAQPSPYRPLYREVSPGRDKHPRSKLWPHLWKRAAGTAEPGSDTGARDNITRVETDDEMEMIAIDQRNSLRDDENRQDGYRKNRPLTASAARGRDAVVVILLRQKETLGFMDYEVDAALKAAASNGHLNTVRILLDHALKMKGPFIQRIYSTLENIPEGRHDILQLTLAKALESGCTEEQIDQLRLKLPPGKERYKVAVMEQQVLEADLLECCTSGNVSVLEAIMNCKHQQLLQANELLEGLQKATERGHISVIKSLFKLSSHLQRAGIPDDTLISAAGKDLEILKFLLSQKVDVSKSEFLLSRLIYTACSKGQPEIIEYLISNFGIDVNANIPEDEKPRRFRRMRQSADPRLTSAHITTTDGADGSTPTNDSRLVSLLQVSLGAFDTYEMPYYARWYRDKIMPQQQKTIQTLLRLGADPNSLGGKDVYPLPYAARICPGVVVKDLLEAGADVKLAGQGDLALLGAVQREMEAMAVMNRLLDNGHPLPDYFDRGKALLDKVLKFFEGDRGRQTFHSIIDDPDGRFEQAPSLEYIFEQGPGAIPEFLLQKYDTGKLEDTRYGLVLQMACVLGKAPLVELLLSRGVGVDATGYYYGSSLQAAARTGQLQIAKKLLDKGANPNVIQGRWHTSLHAAIVGGYLEIVQLLLQHGADPKLQFRIERQSHSERGLASSSTLQLALQEGHTEIARLLLDTDPSLVQEEGRLQHPLIISCQKGDDAMTELLLEANAPFNVRGHKEANVASMEVQDASPLHAAISGRHVNVVKALLLRGADANLEVDDCDCQTPLLAAIQRGDLRIIRLLLDSGAKLDSYSLQKACRSGDLAIVEALLEQLFNDGEGPFEIIDETLDSLIMEKFTDYRTLNLVLDYVPPTPKRFLLVCSSGSVPLVRRMIQQGISVDGSDEEEDSPLQVACYYLNFEVVRLLLQRGANVRSRSSQPGDPITLALWACALPLQQQLEQRGTRHQKYRAESADYRSIQRCTSIVRILLECGATPDGGTHEMESPLQLASFIGNLEIFKLLIKNGASVDKITGSFKTPLFSALQGNNSDIISLILEKGVDVNYVHPIHGSALHLACQYNNEPAVLQLLQHGASPALKNANRVTALTLALESAASYYGASQNISRLICRHSTTLDITDSDIIAAARVEPSDLLSFLLDRRGEEPVTEDLVIRFLSEERRPSQENLEVLFDRNQGLEITPKMLNVGLSEQAFRSLTQARQLSVDITPDMLESQTDLGTLKALIGYQPDVEVTEGLVIKILSIVPRYSRWWQREESTELLLSLWPRDLPLSVTNAMLKAATSLPHLEFLLERLGSAQGQLQDVAVWICEQGTDYSGTRDNMLALVLKVDPKVDLSLCHLEKIMVGAKPLMLDMVLTHTPSLPITETLFLSIFREYPDALEYTRKEFAEVLIRHKKKFVFTEKIREAIDTAYQKHSDMDKRDTWYNLRERDESQEEAEARQAEENDGNKNGDHDHPRDNMGK from the exons ATGGCGACGCAAATGCCTCCCCCAAGCCATGCAAGTGTGCAGAGTCTCTGGGACCAAGCATTCAACTCCCTCGGCGCAGATCTCAAGACATCGCTCGGCCAGGCTGCGACGCATAAGCGCGACATTCTGGCTGCCGCTCTGGAAGCAGCGGAGACCCGAAAAGCCACTAGTCTCCGTAAACGCTGGAAGTTCAAGCGGTCAAATGGAGAAGTCGTGATTATCCGAGATGTTCTCGAAAAGATTGCTAAATGGATCGATTCCTTCAAAGCGGTTGGCGATGCGGCTGTCCAGTTTGATGCCAGCAACGCTTCGCTGCCCTGGGCCGCAGTcaggctgcttcttcaagtgACAGTCAATGATGTCCAGCAGTACGGAACCATGATTCAAGACCTTGAGGTGGTGTCTCGAATCATTGCACGATACAAAGAGTTTGAGAATCTGCATCTTGGCCGAGATGAACACGCTCAGCCTGCACTTGAAACAGCCCTCACA GCATGTTTGCAACCCCGTCAAGGAAGAAGTTCACTGACCCGAGCAGTCCGACTCGCCAAGAGTGTCTTTTGGACGGGCGACGATGGGATACGAAAGATCTTATCCCGAGAAGACGAGGTTCTCAAACTAGCTAAACTTCAGGATACTTCAGATCTGCGCTTTATCCAGAAGACAGTTCTTCGCCTCAGGGATCAAATAAACAATAACACCAAGCGTGTCGAAGAGGACGATTATATAAAGATGATATCCTGGATGTCTACGTCGCCATTCTCAATCCATCACGAGACCATATCCGATTCAAGAACGCCAAATTTCGGCCAGTGGCTTCTGAAGCATGAGGCTTACAGAAACTGGTGCGAGTCTagctcttcatcaacactctGGATCCATGGAATCACGGGTTCAGGCAAGACCAGTCTTTTCTCTGTGATAGTTGATTCATTGCGGGCAACCTGGGCTTCACAGCCAGAATCGACGCCCTTCGCATATTTCTACTGCCTCAAAAGCGAGTCAGAACCGGAGAGATCGTCAGCGGACGGATCCCTCCATAGCATTCTACGCCAACTCGCGATTACAGAAACCCAAAGTGATGTTCGAGACTTTTTCTACTCCGACTTCCAGCGCCGCTCCAGATCAGCTCTCCTCCAGGGACTGGACCTTCCGAAAATGAGTAGGAAAGAGTGCGTGGATCGTATCGTCCAAGTCGCCAATGAAGACCCCATCACAATATTgctcgatggtgttgagcaggttgaggatgagagttCCGATATTCTCTTGCAGTGTTTATCTGACATCATTTCAAGGGCCGAGAACGTCGTCAAGGTGTTAAACACAAGCAGGAATAGCCTCGATATCCTCTCATCCCTGCCGACTGCCAAGGAGATAATTGTGACGGCCGACCTTGTCCATGATGACATGGCTCAGTTCATTATTCAGAAGATTGACGACACCAAACTAATCAGTGGAAGGCTCTCACCGGACAAAAGAAGCTGCTTGACAAAGGAGCTGCTAGAGGGTGCAGGCGAAAT GTTCCTATGGGTCCACCGACAAATCCATCAGCTTCGCAAAGTAAAGAACGAACATGATCTGCTTCCGGCTCTCCGGTCCAACATTCTATCTGATCTCGACATGCT AGAGTTTATCCTCCGTACTAAGCAGTGTCTATTCTCTGCTTCCGTAGCTCACAGTTTGCTGGCATCGACCTGCATAAAAGTCAGTGCGCGTGGTCCGCCTGATAGTGGAAGCCTGGAACAGCAGGTTcgaggcttcttcttctattcCGCTACGCACTGGGCAGGCCAGTTTGAGAGTTCAAGGgttgtcaagaaggaggacaagCTGTTTCAAGATATGATCTCATTCGTcttcgaggatgaggactATGATGTCAGCCTTTCCTTCGAAGCCTGGCTAGATACTGCGAAGGAGATTGCACGGCTGCTGCCGAGGGATCACCCAATGAAGCCGGCTCTTGATGCCATACCAAACGCAACgtcatctcctctcttcttagCGGCTGTCTTTGGTATAGACGGCCTGCTGAATCTTATTGCAGAGTCAGAGAGTGATATAGACTGGGACCAACAAAATGGCCTTGGGCACACCGCACTCTACCTCGCCGCTGCCACTGGTCATCTCTCCACTGTGACGGCTCTGATTGATAAAGGTGCAAAGCAGGACGTCGAATGTGGTACATATGGAAGTCCGTTGCATGTTGCGTGTTTCAGAGGATATCAAGACATTGCAGAGGAGCTGCTTCAACACGGTGCATCTCCACAATGTGGCTCGAAGTTTCAGAGCGCCATCCAAGCCGCATCTCAAGGAGGGCATGAAGATATCGTGCTCTCTCTTATTAGGCACGATATTATCAACTCCGAGGATGACTACGAGCAAGCCATGCAGATGGCAACAGAGtatggcttcatcaaggtcatcgaCCAGCTTCTGAAGCCAGAGTTCAACCACTTTGTAGAGAAAGACACACCAGACAAACACAAAATGAGATTAGCCAAGGCGATCAAAGCCGGTCAGCTATTTGTTCTACAGCGTCAGATTGCCAAAGCACCACCGGGAGCGGCAGACACTTTCCCAAAAGACGCGGTTGCAATCGCCGCTCTCTATGGCCATACAGATATGGTCAAGTATCTCCTGGAACAAGGTCTCGATATTGAAGCCGAAGGTCAGTTCGGCACGCCACTCCGTTCAGCATGCTTGATGAACCACAAGTCCACGGTCGAAGAGCTACTCAAGCGCGgtgccaacatcaacacagAAGAGCGGAAAGGCAATGCCCTTTACGTCGCCGCTGCAAAAGGTCACAAAGATATCGTGAGGATACTACTGGACGAAGATGCAGATCTTCACCAGAAAACGGGATCTTGTGGCACTGCGTTGCATGCAGCAGCATATCATGGCCATAGAAAAGTTGTCGAGATGCTTCTTGACGCTGGCGCAAATGTTCATGTCGAGGGTTCGTCTCCAGACGCGTTTCATGCCGCTGCTGAAGGTGGTCAtcagaacatcatcatgctATTCCTGGAACGAGGTTACAGGTTCCTTTACGAGCCACCGAGTCCCAAGTACAGGAGAGCTCAACCTTCACCATACAGGCCGCTTTATCGGGAGGTTTCTCCAGGAAGAGATAAACATCCTCGCTCTAAATTGTGGCCACACCTTTGGAAACGGGCAGCTGGAACGGCCGAACCTGGGTCTGACACAGGTGCCCGTGACAATATCACTCGAGTCGAGACTGACGATGAAATGGAGATGATCGCTATTGATCAAAGGAATTCTCTCCGTGACGATGAAAATAGGCAGGACGGGTATCGGAAGAACCGTCCCCTTACAGCTAGTGCTGCAAGAGGAAGGGATGCAGTTGTCGTGATACTACTGAGGCAAAAAGAAACTCTGGGATTTATGGACTACGAAGTTGATGCTGCTCTCAAAGCAGCTGCCTCCAACGGCCACTTGAATACTGTTAGGATATTGCTCGACCACgcattgaagatgaagggtCCGTTTATTCAACGCATCTACTCGACCTTGGAGAACATACCAGAGGGCCGTCATGATATCTTGCAACTTACTCTTGCTAAGGCCCTTGAGAGTGGCTGTACAGAAGAACAGATTGACCAGCTGAGGCTCAAGCTTCCACCAGGAAAAGAGCGGTACAAAGTCGCCGTCATGGAGCAACAAGTTCTGGAAGCAGACCTTCTGGAATGCTGCACCTCCGGAAATGTATCTGTTTTGGAGGCTATCATGAATTGTAAACACCAGCAACTACTGCAAGCCAACGAGCTCCTGGAAGGCCTACAGAAGGCTACAGAGAGGGGACATATCTCGGTAATCAAGAGCTTGTTTAAGCTTAGTTCTCACCTACAACGCGCTGGCATTCCTGACGACACATTGATAAGCGCTGCCGGAAAGGATCTTGAGATATTGAAGTTTCTCCTCTCTCAAAAAGTCGATGTATCTAAATCCGAATTCCTTCTGAGCCGATTGATCTATACGGCTTGTAGCAAGGGACAGCCTGAAATTATCGAATATCTCATATCCAACTTCGGTATCGATGTCAACGCCAACATTCCTGAAGACGAGAAACCCAGGCGCTTTAGACGTATGAGGCAGTCTGCCGACCCTCGCCTTACGAGTGCCCATATAACTACCACTGATGGAGCAGATGGTTCGACACCGACTAACGACAGTCGTCTTGTCAGTCTTTTACAAGTTAGCCTGGGCGCTTTTGACACTTATGAGATGCCTTACTATGCGAGGTGGTATAGGGATAAAATAATGCCTCAACAGCAGAAAACGATCCAAACACTACTGAGATTAGGTGCCGATCCGAACAGTCTAGGTGGAAAGGATGTTTATCCTCTCCCATATGCAGCGAGAATCTGCCCAGGTGTCGTGGTAAAGGACTTGCTTGAAGCTGGAGCAGATGTCAAACTCGCAGGTCAAGGAGACTTAGCTCTTTTGGGAGCAGTCCAGAGAGAAATGGAAGCCATGGCGGTTATGAACAGGCTATTAGACAATGGCCACCCTCTTCCCGACTATTTTGACAGAGGCAAGGCGCTTCTAGACAAAGTCCTCAAATTCTTTGAAGGCGATAGAGGGCGGCAGACATTCCACAGTATTATCGATGACCCAGACGGCCGCTTTGAACAGGCCCCGTCTTTGGAGTACATCTTTGAACAAGGGCCAGGGGCGATACCCGAGTTCCTTTTACAGAAGTATGATACAGGCAAGCTGGAAGACACAAGATATGGGCTAGTTCTCCAGATGGCTTGCGTACTGGGCAAAGCTCCTCTTGTCGAGTTGCTCTTATCTCGGGGAGTCGGTGTGGACGCCACGGGATATTACTATGGAAGTTCTCTACAGGCCGCGGCACGTACTGGCCAGCTACAGATCGCCAAGAAACTACTAGACAAGGGAGCAAATCCAAATGTGATACAGGGCCGTTGGCACACATCCCTACACGCAGCGATTGTTGGTGGCTATCTCGAAATCGTGCAGCTTCTGCTTCAACATGGCGCAGATCCTAAGTTGCAGTTCAGAATTGAACGACAGTCACACAGCGAAAGAGGGTTAGCATCATCAAGCACACTTCAGCTTGCTCTACAAGAGGGACATACGGAAATTGCAAGACTACTCCTTGATACGGACCCATCACTAGTCCAAGAAGAGGGTCGCCTCCAACATCCTCTTATCATAAGCTGTCAAAAAGGAGACGACGCCATGACAGAGCTGTTACTAGAAGCCAATGCTCCATTCAATGTACGAGGCCACAAAGAAGCTAATGTGGCAAGTATGGAGGTTCAAGATGCGAGTCCTTTGCATGCTGCTATTTCTGGACGTCATGTCAACGTCGTCAAAGCGCTTTTGTTGAGGGGCGCTGATGCCAACCTAGAAGTTGACGACTGTGACTGCCAAACACCACTGTTGGCAGCGATCCAAAGAGGGGATTTGCGTATAATAAGACTCCTTCTTGACTCTGGCGCAAAGCTCGACAGTTACAGTCTTCAGAAAGCCTGCAGAAGTGGAGATCTTGCTATTGTTGAGGCACTTCTTGAACAGTTGTTCAATGACGGGGAGGGCCCATTTGAGATCATTGACGAAACTTTGGATTCACTGATAATGGAAAAGTTTACTGACTACAGAActctcaaccttgtccttgactATGTACCTCCAACTCCGAAAAGATTTCTCTTGGTGTGTTCCTCAGGCTCTGTTCCCCTGGTACGAAGAATGATTCAACAAGGCATCAGTGTCGATGgcagtgatgaagaggaagatagTCCCTTGCAAGTAGCTTGCTACTACTTGAACTTTGAAGTGGTGCGGTTACTGTTACAACGCGGCGCGAACGTCCGATCAAGATCATCTCAGCCAGGAGACCCAATTACTCTGGCACTATGGGCTTGCGCTTTACCCTTGCAGCAGCAACTGGAGCAACGAGGGACAAGACATCAAAAATATCGTGCAGAAAGTGCGGACTACCGATCGATACAGAGATGTACTAGCATCGTTCGGATTTTACTTGAATGCGGCGCCACTCCTGATGGTGGAACGCATGAAATGGAGAGTCCACTTCAGCTGGCTTCTTTTATTGGCAACTTGGAAATCTTTAAGCTTTTGATCAAAAACGGAGCCAGCGTAGATAAAATCACGGGAAGCTTCAAGACTCCCCTTTTCTCAGCTTTACAAGGGAACAACAGTGACATCATATCACTGATTCTGGAAAAGGGGGTCGACGTCAACTACGTTCATCCAATTCATGGTTCAGCATTGCACTTGGCCTGCCAGTATAATAACGAGCCTGCTGTTCTACAGTTACTTCAACATGGTGCCTCACCCGCTTTGAAAAACGCAAACAGAGTCACAGCTCTAACGTTAGCCCTCGAGTCTGCAGCCTCTTATTATGGTGCAAGCCAGAATATATCCCGACTCATTTGTCGACACTCGACAACGCTCGACATCACGGATAGCGACATCATAGCTGCAGCTCGGGTAGAGCCCAGCGACTTGCTGTCTTTTCTCCTTGacaggagaggagaagagccagTGACAGAAGATCTCGTCATTCGTTTCCTCAGCGAAGAGAGACGGCCAAGTCAAGAAAACCTGGAGGTTTTGTTTGATCGTAATCAGGGACTGGAAATAACTCCAAAGATGCTGAATGTTGGGCTCTCTGAACAGGCTTTCAGAAGTCTAACACAGGCTCGCCAGCTTTCAGTGGACATTACTCCTGACATGCTCGAATCTCAAACAGATCTCGGGACCCTGAAAGCACTCATAGGGTACCAGCCCGACGTCGAAGTAACGGAGGGTCTTGTGATTAAAATACTGTCAATTGTCCCGCGTTACAGCAGATGGTGGCAAAGGGAAGAGAGTACCGAGCTTCTCTTGTCACTATGGCCTCGAGACTTGCCATTATCAGTGACTAACGCCATGCTGAAAGCAGCAACGTCATTGCCCCACCTAGAGTTCTTACTCGAGCGCCTTGGTTCGGCCCAAGGACAGTTACAAGATGTCGCGGTATGGATTTGCGAACAGGGCACTGATTATTCCGGCACGCGAGACAACATGTTAGCACTGGTCCTGAAGGTTGACCCAAAAGTTGACCTCTCACTTTGTCATCTTGAGAAGATAATGGTTGGTGCCAAGCCTTTGATGTTAGATATGGTCTTGACGCATACGCCTTCCCTTCCAATCACAGAGACGTTATTTCTCAGTATCTTCAGAGAGTATCCAGACGCCCTAGAGTACACGCGCAAAGAGTTTGCGGAAGTACTTATAAGGCACAAGAAGAAATTTGTTTTCACGGAGAAGATTCGCGAAGCTATTGATACGGCGTATCAAAAGCATTCTGACATGGACAAGAGAGACACATGGTACAATTTGAGGGAAAGGGATGAATCTCAGGAGGAAGCTGAGGCCAGGCAGGCAGAGGAGAATGATGGAAACAAGAACGGCGATCACGACCACCCACGAGACAATATGGGTAAGTGA